A genomic region of Pseudomonas migulae contains the following coding sequences:
- a CDS encoding TerC family protein, with protein MEWLTNPEIWVAFFTLTALEIVLGIDNIIMISILVSRMPKHMQARTRIFGLALAMITRILLLLSITWVMRLTADLFEVFGQGISGRDLILFFGGLFLLWKSSQEMYHALEGEDETHEEPGGKGGSFIYTIIQIAIIDIVFSLDSVITAVGMVSHVPVMVAAIIVAVLVMMWASGTISEFIDKHPSLKMLALSFLLIVGTVLIAESLDVHVPKGYVYFAMAFSLAVEAINIKMRTAMAKKKKQQDPVKLRKDIPGQ; from the coding sequence ATGGAATGGCTGACCAACCCTGAAATCTGGGTTGCCTTCTTTACCCTGACCGCCCTGGAAATCGTCCTGGGTATCGATAACATCATCATGATTTCGATCCTGGTCAGCCGCATGCCCAAACACATGCAGGCGCGCACCCGAATCTTCGGTCTGGCGCTGGCCATGATCACGCGGATTCTGTTGCTGCTGTCGATCACCTGGGTCATGCGCCTCACCGCAGACCTGTTCGAAGTGTTCGGCCAGGGTATTTCCGGGCGAGACCTGATCCTGTTCTTCGGTGGTCTGTTCCTGCTGTGGAAGAGCTCGCAAGAGATGTACCACGCGCTGGAAGGTGAAGATGAAACCCATGAAGAGCCGGGCGGCAAGGGCGGCAGCTTCATCTACACCATCATCCAGATCGCGATCATCGACATCGTGTTCTCGCTGGACTCGGTGATCACCGCCGTCGGCATGGTCTCCCACGTTCCGGTCATGGTCGCGGCAATCATCGTGGCAGTGCTGGTGATGATGTGGGCTTCGGGCACCATCAGCGAGTTCATCGACAAGCACCCGTCGCTGAAGATGCTGGCGCTGTCGTTCCTGTTGATCGTCGGTACCGTGCTGATTGCCGAATCCCTGGACGTGCACGTGCCAAAAGGCTACGTCTACTTCGCCATGGCGTTCTCGTTGGCGGTGGAAGCCATCAACATCAAGATGCGCACCGCGATGGCGAAAAAGAAAAAACAGCAGGATCCTGTGAAACTGCGCAAGGATATTCCGGGGCAGTAA
- the betC gene encoding choline-sulfatase encodes MKRKNILFIMADQMAAPMLPFYGPSPIKLPNLSRLAAQGVVFDAAYCNSPLCAPSRFTLVSGQLPSKIGAYDNAADFPADVPTYAHYLRRLGYRTALSGKMHFCGPDQLHGYEERLTSDIYPADYGWAVNWDEPDVRPTWYHNMSSVLQAGPCVRTNQLDFDEEVVFKAQQYLFDHIREDGDQPFCLTVSMTHPHDPYTIPKAFWDMYDDADIPLPQTPAQTELDPHSQRLLKVYDLWDKPLPVDKIRDARRAYFGACSYIDSNVGKLLQTLEETGLIDDTVIVFSGDHGDMLGERGLWYKMHWFEMAARVPLLISAPGQFGAGRVSAAVSTADLLPTFVELAGGSLEPGLPLDGRSLVSHLQGQGGHDEVFGEYMAEGTISPLMMIRRGAYKFIYSEDDPCLLFDVHNDPREQEELSQSPQHRPLFEEFLAEARAKWNIPAIHQQVLASQRRRRFVADALTIGKLKSWDHQPLVDASQQYMRNHIDLDDLERKARYPQPCQNQ; translated from the coding sequence ATGAAGCGCAAGAACATTCTTTTCATCATGGCCGATCAAATGGCCGCGCCAATGTTGCCGTTCTACGGTCCTTCGCCAATCAAACTGCCGAATCTCAGCCGCCTCGCCGCGCAAGGCGTGGTGTTCGACGCCGCTTATTGCAACAGCCCACTCTGCGCGCCGTCGCGTTTTACCCTGGTCAGCGGTCAGTTGCCGAGCAAGATCGGCGCCTACGACAACGCGGCCGATTTCCCCGCCGATGTGCCGACTTACGCCCACTACCTGCGGCGCCTCGGCTACCGCACCGCGCTGTCCGGCAAGATGCACTTCTGCGGTCCGGACCAACTCCATGGTTACGAAGAACGCCTGACCAGTGATATTTACCCGGCCGATTACGGTTGGGCAGTGAACTGGGACGAACCGGACGTGCGTCCGACCTGGTACCACAACATGTCGTCGGTGTTGCAAGCCGGACCGTGTGTGCGCACCAACCAGCTGGATTTCGACGAAGAGGTGGTGTTCAAGGCCCAGCAATACCTGTTCGATCACATTCGTGAGGATGGCGACCAGCCGTTCTGCCTGACCGTGTCGATGACTCACCCACACGATCCGTACACGATTCCCAAGGCGTTCTGGGATATGTACGACGATGCCGATATCCCGTTGCCGCAGACGCCGGCGCAAACCGAACTCGATCCGCACTCCCAGCGTTTGCTCAAAGTCTACGACCTGTGGGACAAACCGCTGCCTGTGGATAAGATTCGGGATGCGCGCCGTGCGTACTTTGGAGCGTGCAGCTATATCGACAGCAACGTCGGCAAACTCCTGCAAACACTCGAAGAAACCGGCCTTATAGACGACACCGTCATCGTTTTCTCCGGTGACCACGGCGACATGCTCGGCGAGCGCGGGCTCTGGTACAAAATGCATTGGTTTGAAATGGCCGCGCGAGTCCCCCTGTTGATAAGTGCTCCGGGGCAGTTCGGCGCCGGCCGGGTCAGCGCGGCGGTCTCCACCGCTGACTTGTTGCCAACCTTTGTGGAGTTGGCCGGCGGCTCGCTGGAGCCGGGCCTGCCACTGGACGGCCGCTCGCTGGTTTCGCACCTGCAAGGGCAGGGCGGTCATGATGAAGTCTTTGGCGAATACATGGCCGAAGGCACCATCAGCCCGTTGATGATGATTCGTCGCGGCGCCTACAAATTCATCTACAGCGAAGACGACCCGTGCCTACTCTTCGACGTACACAACGACCCGCGTGAGCAGGAAGAACTCAGCCAGTCGCCGCAACATCGGCCACTGTTCGAGGAATTTCTGGCCGAAGCGCGGGCCAAATGGAACATTCCGGCGATACACCAACAGGTGCTCGCGAGCCAGCGTCGTCGGCGATTCGTCGCCGACGCGCTGACCATCGGCAAGCTGAAGAGCTGGGATCACCAGCCCCTGGTGGACGCCAGTCAGCAGTACATGCGCAACCACATCGATCTCGACGACCTGGAACGCAAAGCACGTTATCCACAACCCTGCCAAAACCAATAA
- a CDS encoding DOPA 4,5-dioxygenase family protein, protein MQQIKGYHAHVYFDAACIDQARALCEQAAQLFPLKMGRVHERPVGPHPDWSCQLAFGPEIIGDVLPWLALNRKGLVVFLHPDTGDDLLDHTEHAIWMGAIRPLDLSIF, encoded by the coding sequence ATGCAACAGATCAAGGGCTATCACGCCCATGTGTATTTCGACGCCGCCTGCATTGATCAGGCGCGCGCGTTGTGTGAGCAAGCGGCGCAGCTATTCCCGCTAAAGATGGGGCGCGTGCACGAACGCCCGGTGGGGCCGCACCCGGACTGGAGCTGCCAGTTGGCATTCGGTCCGGAGATCATCGGCGACGTGTTGCCGTGGCTGGCCCTCAACCGCAAGGGCCTGGTGGTGTTCCTGCACCCGGACACCGGCGACGATCTGCTCGATCACACCGAGCATGCCATCTGGATGGGCGCGATTCGGCCACTGGATCTGTCTATTTTCTGA
- a CDS encoding DUF5924 family protein — translation MPTLTLFVQRILELMKRYPGVIALGGFISGVGSFMLVDRQQGLATWITIIMVISWIWLMLENSLTQLFTRIFKREIPQPLLRYATQMIHQESLFFVLPFFLITTTWNSGQLFFTGLLGIAALISITDPLYYKWLAPRRWAFLALHTLTLFAALLTALPVILHLTTSQSFKLALGTAVVLSFPSLASIFPIRTVRNALAILSITVGIGGVGWVLRSWVPPATLWMTDVAISTQMQDRTPGKSLEEVSAEQIRGDGLYAYTAINAPRGLDERIYHVWQFNGKEVDRIALDIHGGRKEGYRAWTHKQNFPGNPAGKWQVRVLTEDGQLIGVLRFTITDSTPTKEK, via the coding sequence ATGCCTACCCTGACCTTGTTCGTACAGCGCATCCTCGAATTGATGAAGCGCTACCCAGGGGTCATTGCGCTCGGCGGTTTCATCTCGGGGGTCGGCAGCTTCATGCTGGTGGATCGTCAGCAAGGCCTGGCGACCTGGATCACCATTATCATGGTGATCAGCTGGATCTGGCTGATGCTGGAAAACAGCCTCACCCAGCTCTTCACCCGGATCTTCAAACGGGAAATTCCCCAGCCGTTGCTGCGTTACGCCACGCAGATGATCCACCAGGAAAGTCTGTTTTTCGTCCTGCCGTTCTTTCTCATCACCACCACGTGGAACAGCGGACAGCTGTTTTTCACCGGGCTGCTGGGCATCGCCGCGCTGATTTCCATCACCGACCCGCTCTACTACAAATGGCTGGCGCCCCGGCGCTGGGCGTTCCTGGCGCTGCACACGCTGACGCTGTTTGCCGCGCTGCTGACCGCCCTGCCCGTCATCCTGCACCTGACCACGTCCCAGAGTTTCAAACTGGCCCTGGGTACGGCCGTCGTTTTGTCGTTCCCGAGCCTGGCGTCGATCTTCCCGATCCGGACGGTGCGCAACGCGCTGGCCATTCTGAGCATCACCGTCGGCATTGGTGGCGTGGGTTGGGTGCTGCGCTCGTGGGTGCCGCCAGCCACGCTGTGGATGACCGATGTCGCGATCAGCACCCAGATGCAGGACCGCACGCCTGGCAAGAGTCTGGAAGAAGTCAGCGCCGAGCAGATCCGTGGCGACGGCCTGTACGCCTACACGGCGATCAACGCGCCGCGCGGTCTGGACGAGCGGATTTACCATGTCTGGCAGTTCAACGGTAAAGAAGTCGACCGCATCGCCCTGGACATCCACGGCGGGCGCAAGGAAGGCTATCGCGCCTGGACCCACAAGCAGAACTTCCCCGGTAACCCGGCGGGCAAGTGGCAGGTGCGGGTGCTGACCGAGGACGGCCAGTTGATCGGTGTGTTGCGCTTCACGATCACGGACAGCACACCGACCAAAGAAAAGTAA
- a CDS encoding Na/Pi cotransporter family protein, with product MLTLLNLLSAVALLIWGTHIVRTGILRVYGSNLRHVIGQNMSKRWLAFIAGIVVTAMVQSSNATAMLVTSFVGQGLMALMPALATMLGADVGTALMARVLTFDLSWLSPLLIFLGVIFFLSRKQTRLGQMGRVSIGLGLIILALQLIVEAAAPITHAQGVKVIFASLTGDILLDALVGALFAMISYSSLAAVLLTATLAGASVISLPVAIGLVIGANIGSGILAFMSTSMQNAAGRQVALGSLLYKLIGLLLIIPVLDPLVHWIDSLDFSPQEMVIGFHLLYNTVRCLILLPSVGPMARLCAWLLPERPEINGTTKPRHLDPTALVTPSLALANAARETLRIGDLIDNMLEAMLDVLRGKQTAVTQEMRRLTDDVEALYSSIKLYLAQMPREDLSEHDSRRWAEIIELAINLKLASDLIERMLRKVQQQKTSQRRSFSEVGLDELAGLHSQLISNLRLGLSVFLSADKESARQLLREKRRFRAQERRLAHAHVSRLQRKIVQSIETSSLHLELIADMKRLNSLFCSSAYVVLETSDTGALIVDDLADITHSP from the coding sequence ATGCTCACCCTGCTCAATTTGTTATCGGCCGTGGCCTTGTTGATCTGGGGCACGCACATCGTCCGAACCGGCATCCTGCGGGTCTACGGTTCCAACTTGCGCCATGTGATCGGCCAGAACATGTCCAAGCGCTGGCTGGCGTTCATCGCCGGCATCGTGGTGACCGCCATGGTCCAGAGCAGCAACGCCACCGCCATGCTCGTCACGTCTTTTGTCGGTCAGGGCCTGATGGCGCTGATGCCGGCACTGGCAACCATGCTCGGCGCCGATGTGGGTACGGCGCTGATGGCGCGGGTCCTGACCTTCGATCTGTCATGGCTGTCGCCGTTGCTGATTTTCCTCGGGGTGATTTTCTTCTTGTCGCGCAAACAGACGCGGCTCGGGCAGATGGGCCGCGTCAGTATCGGCCTGGGGCTGATCATTCTGGCGCTGCAACTGATTGTCGAAGCGGCTGCGCCGATCACCCACGCCCAAGGGGTCAAGGTGATTTTCGCCTCGTTGACCGGCGACATCCTGCTCGACGCCCTGGTCGGCGCGTTATTTGCGATGATTTCCTACTCCAGCCTGGCCGCCGTCCTGCTGACCGCGACCCTGGCCGGCGCCAGTGTGATCAGCTTGCCCGTGGCCATCGGCCTGGTGATCGGCGCCAACATCGGCAGCGGCATTCTGGCGTTCATGAGCACCAGCATGCAGAACGCTGCAGGCCGTCAGGTGGCGCTGGGGAGCCTGCTATACAAGCTGATCGGCCTGTTGCTGATCATTCCGGTGCTCGACCCGCTTGTGCACTGGATCGACAGTCTGGATTTCAGCCCGCAGGAAATGGTCATCGGCTTCCACCTGCTCTACAACACCGTGCGTTGCCTGATCCTGCTACCCAGCGTCGGGCCGATGGCCAGGCTCTGTGCGTGGCTGCTGCCGGAGCGGCCGGAAATCAACGGCACCACCAAGCCACGGCATCTTGACCCGACGGCATTGGTGACCCCCAGCCTGGCGCTGGCCAACGCCGCCCGGGAAACCCTGCGCATCGGCGACCTGATCGACAACATGCTCGAAGCCATGCTCGACGTGCTGCGCGGCAAACAAACTGCGGTCACCCAGGAAATGCGCCGCCTGACCGATGACGTGGAAGCACTCTACAGTTCGATCAAACTCTATCTGGCACAGATGCCTCGCGAAGACCTTAGCGAACACGACAGTCGGCGCTGGGCGGAAATCATCGAACTGGCGATCAACCTCAAACTCGCCAGCGACCTGATCGAGCGCATGCTGCGCAAGGTGCAACAGCAGAAAACCTCGCAGCGCCGGTCTTTTTCCGAAGTCGGTCTGGACGAATTGGCGGGGTTGCACAGCCAGCTGATTTCCAATTTGCGTCTGGGATTGTCGGTGTTTCTCAGCGCCGACAAGGAAAGTGCTCGCCAGTTGTTGCGTGAGAAACGTCGCTTTCGCGCGCAGGAACGCCGCTTGGCCCACGCTCATGTCAGCCGGTTGCAACGCAAGATCGTGCAGAGTATCGAGACCAGTTCGTTGCACCTAGAGCTGATCGCCGACATGAAACGCCTGAATTCGTTGTTCTGCAGCAGTGCGTATGTGGTGCTGGAAACGTCTGACACCGGTGCGCTCATCGTCGATGATTTGGCTGACATCACACATTCGCCTTGA
- a CDS encoding choline sulfate utilization transcriptional regulator, giving the protein MYDALGDLSLDLLRAFEAAARQRSFTAAAVELGTTQPAISQQIKRLEDQLATRLFDRIYRGIELTEAGAILFEQVQLGLQNIDAGLSAISAQHQHEVLQVATDFAFAAYWLMPRLHRFHAANPQVDVSLVTSERSLNMLRTDIDVAVLFGDGRFKQGESHWLFSEEVFPVCSPLLLKDRALPLPAQALLEFPLLHLRGENSSNWFDWSGVFRELGITSAPAPGQLRFDNYTLLIQAAIGGQGVAIGWRHLVDNLLAQGLLCRPIADTVMSRQGYYVVLPQRKRRGALIQQFVDWLMAEQASSAQSLNGLPLPSIAV; this is encoded by the coding sequence ATGTATGACGCTCTGGGTGATTTGTCCCTTGATCTGCTCCGTGCCTTCGAGGCCGCGGCGCGCCAGCGCAGCTTCACCGCAGCGGCGGTTGAGCTCGGCACCACGCAACCGGCGATCAGCCAGCAGATCAAACGGCTGGAAGATCAGCTCGCCACACGGCTGTTCGATCGCATTTATCGCGGCATCGAATTGACTGAGGCGGGGGCGATTCTTTTCGAGCAAGTTCAACTCGGTTTACAGAATATCGACGCAGGATTGAGCGCAATCAGCGCACAGCACCAGCATGAAGTGTTGCAGGTTGCCACCGATTTCGCCTTCGCCGCCTACTGGCTGATGCCCCGTCTGCACCGCTTTCATGCGGCCAATCCGCAAGTGGACGTCAGCCTGGTCACCAGCGAACGCAGCCTCAATATGCTGCGCACGGATATTGATGTGGCGGTGCTGTTCGGCGATGGGCGTTTTAAACAGGGTGAAAGCCATTGGCTGTTCAGCGAAGAAGTGTTTCCGGTGTGCAGTCCGCTGCTGTTGAAGGACCGTGCCCTGCCCTTGCCTGCACAGGCGCTGCTGGAATTCCCGCTGCTGCACCTGCGGGGTGAAAACAGTAGCAACTGGTTCGACTGGAGCGGCGTGTTTCGCGAGTTGGGCATCACGTCGGCGCCAGCGCCCGGTCAATTACGCTTCGACAATTACACACTGCTGATTCAAGCGGCGATTGGCGGCCAAGGCGTGGCGATTGGTTGGCGGCACCTTGTGGATAACTTGCTCGCGCAAGGTTTGTTGTGTCGACCGATTGCCGATACGGTGATGTCCCGGCAGGGTTATTACGTGGTCCTGCCCCAGCGCAAACGGCGTGGGGCATTGATTCAACAGTTTGTGGACTGGTTGATGGCGGAACAGGCCAGCAGTGCGCAATCGCTCAATGGTCTGCCGTTGCCTTCTATCGCTGTGTGA
- a CDS encoding CitMHS family transporter → MLTFLGFAMVITFMFLIMTKRLSALIALIIIPIVFALFGGFAPKIGPMMLEGITKLAPTGVMLMFAILYFALMIDSGLFDPAVRKILKLVKGDPLKVSVGTAVLALVVSLDGDGATTYMICVAAMLPLYSRIGMSPRIMAGLIILAGGVMNMTPWGGPTARAASALHVDPSAIFVPMIPAMAAGVLAILAIAYFYGKRERARLGELHLVGDEIDHSEISVSQFPDARRPKLIWFNGALTFALMCTLIAGLLPLPVLFMVAFSIAMIVNYPCLQQQKDRVAAHAGSVLAVVGLIFAAGIFTGILSGTGMVDAMSKSLLAVIPDFLGPYLAVITALVSMPFTFFMSNDAFYYGVLPVLAEAASHYGITAVEMARASIVGQPVHLLSPLVPSTYLLVALAGIDFGDHQRFTLKWAVLVCMCILVAALLMGIFPLFSTL, encoded by the coding sequence ATGCTGACTTTCCTTGGCTTCGCCATGGTCATCACGTTCATGTTCCTGATCATGACCAAGCGCCTGTCCGCGCTGATCGCCCTGATCATCATCCCGATCGTCTTCGCCCTGTTCGGCGGTTTTGCGCCGAAGATCGGCCCGATGATGCTCGAAGGCATCACCAAGCTCGCGCCGACCGGCGTGATGCTGATGTTCGCCATTCTCTACTTCGCCCTGATGATCGATTCCGGCCTGTTCGACCCGGCCGTGCGCAAGATCCTCAAACTGGTCAAGGGCGACCCGTTGAAGGTTTCGGTCGGCACCGCCGTACTGGCGCTCGTCGTTTCCCTTGATGGTGACGGCGCGACCACTTACATGATCTGCGTGGCCGCCATGCTGCCGCTCTACAGCCGCATCGGCATGAGCCCGCGGATCATGGCCGGCCTGATCATCCTCGCCGGCGGCGTGATGAACATGACCCCGTGGGGCGGCCCGACCGCCCGTGCGGCCAGTGCGCTGCACGTGGACCCTTCGGCTATCTTCGTTCCGATGATTCCGGCGATGGCTGCCGGTGTCCTGGCCATCCTCGCCATCGCTTACTTCTACGGCAAACGTGAACGTGCGCGTCTGGGTGAACTGCACCTGGTGGGTGACGAAATCGACCACAGCGAAATCAGCGTGTCGCAGTTCCCGGACGCCCGTCGTCCGAAGCTGATCTGGTTCAACGGCGCATTGACGTTCGCCCTGATGTGCACCCTGATCGCCGGCCTGTTGCCGCTGCCGGTGCTGTTCATGGTGGCCTTCAGTATTGCAATGATCGTCAACTATCCTTGCCTGCAACAGCAGAAGGATCGCGTCGCGGCTCACGCCGGTAGCGTGCTGGCGGTGGTCGGTTTGATTTTCGCGGCGGGTATCTTCACCGGTATCCTGTCGGGCACCGGCATGGTCGATGCGATGTCGAAGAGCCTGTTGGCCGTCATCCCGGATTTCCTCGGCCCGTACCTGGCCGTGATTACCGCGCTGGTGAGCATGCCGTTCACGTTCTTCATGTCGAACGACGCATTTTATTACGGCGTGTTACCAGTACTTGCCGAAGCAGCCAGTCATTACGGTATAACCGCGGTTGAAATGGCACGTGCCTCGATCGTCGGTCAGCCCGTCCACTTGCTGAGCCCGCTGGTACCATCGACCTATTTGTTGGTGGCCCTGGCCGGTATCGACTTTGGTGACCATCAGCGCTTCACCCTGAAGTGGGCAGTGCTGGTGTGCATGTGCATACTGGTTGCCGCGTTGCTGATGGGGATCTTTCCGCTGTTCAGCACTCTATAA
- a CDS encoding M16 family metallopeptidase: MRCLLFACLLLGSLPSFALDRFQVEGYTLPNGLQMLLKPGTERGHVAIRLVVGIGIDDFSCADKELPHLLEHLLFSGIDATGEGGLEERMQALGGEWNAYTSNADTTFVIEAPAKNQRKVLDLLLALLTQTRIDDNAINAAKQVVEREDGGHYSHLQRWLDRQDVGHTASNQLAVELGLKCPERAEVDHLTREQLETTRKAWYAPNNMTLIMVGDLDRLLPAYLERAWGALQAVDPSEHPPLPQIQASAAHERTLSHGFVGGGAKLHWLVPEPVLEDQHDETFDLLKDYLDWALYRQLRLAHSLSYGPSAEREVFGGVGFMSLNADLERDDVPEAEQVLDELKADLLKNGLDADTFNRLKQAAIARQAWAVQGNSAVADYYWSALGDYEEGRFADPARELQGVTLAEANKAMRELLLQPGYLRIEKPLMSYDQVMWAIAGVFALIVLGLLAWRVHRRR, encoded by the coding sequence ATGCGTTGTTTGTTGTTCGCCTGCCTGTTGCTCGGATCACTGCCTTCGTTTGCCCTGGATCGCTTTCAGGTCGAGGGCTATACCCTGCCCAACGGCCTGCAAATGCTGCTCAAACCCGGCACCGAACGCGGGCATGTGGCCATTCGGCTGGTGGTCGGCATCGGCATCGATGATTTCAGCTGCGCCGACAAGGAACTGCCGCACCTGCTCGAACACCTGCTGTTCAGCGGCATCGACGCCACCGGCGAAGGCGGTCTGGAAGAACGCATGCAGGCGCTCGGCGGCGAGTGGAACGCGTACACCAGCAACGCCGACACCACGTTCGTCATCGAGGCGCCGGCGAAAAACCAGCGCAAGGTCCTCGACCTGCTGCTGGCGCTGCTGACCCAGACCCGAATCGACGACAACGCCATCAACGCCGCCAAACAGGTGGTCGAGCGCGAGGACGGCGGCCATTACTCACACCTGCAACGCTGGCTGGATCGTCAGGACGTGGGCCACACGGCGAGCAATCAGCTGGCGGTGGAATTGGGCCTCAAGTGCCCGGAGCGGGCCGAGGTGGATCACCTGACCCGCGAACAACTGGAGACGACCCGCAAGGCCTGGTATGCGCCGAACAACATGACACTGATCATGGTCGGCGACCTCGACCGCTTGCTGCCGGCCTATCTGGAACGGGCCTGGGGCGCACTCCAGGCGGTTGACCCGAGCGAGCATCCGCCGCTGCCGCAAATCCAGGCCAGCGCGGCCCATGAGCGTACGTTGAGTCACGGCTTTGTCGGCGGTGGAGCGAAGTTACACTGGCTGGTGCCGGAACCGGTGCTGGAAGACCAGCACGACGAAACCTTCGACCTGCTCAAGGACTATCTGGACTGGGCGCTCTATCGCCAGTTGCGCCTGGCGCACAGTCTGTCCTACGGGCCCTCTGCCGAACGAGAGGTGTTTGGCGGCGTGGGTTTCATGAGCCTCAACGCCGACCTTGAGCGCGACGATGTGCCCGAGGCCGAGCAAGTACTGGATGAGTTGAAGGCCGACTTGCTCAAGAACGGCCTGGACGCCGACACCTTCAACCGCCTCAAGCAGGCCGCCATTGCCCGTCAGGCCTGGGCTGTGCAAGGTAACAGCGCTGTGGCCGATTACTACTGGAGCGCGCTGGGGGACTACGAGGAGGGGCGTTTCGCTGACCCGGCCAGGGAGCTGCAGGGCGTGACGCTGGCAGAGGCCAACAAGGCCATGCGTGAGTTGCTGTTGCAACCGGGCTATCTGCGGATCGAGAAGCCGTTGATGAGTTATGACCAGGTGATGTGGGCGATCGCCGGGGTGTTCGCTTTGATTGTGCTCGGGCTGTTGGCGTGGCGTGTTCATCGCAGACGATAA
- a CDS encoding GFA family protein: MSDIHTGGCHCGHLRYQFSGPLHDIAHCHCSICRRVSGGIVTTWITVPASTFEWVKGTPAQYVSSSSCVRYFCPTCGAQVALVTQLSPESIDLTIATLDHPEQAPAERHIWTDSRLPWLHLDEHLPGEAEETL, translated from the coding sequence ATGAGCGACATTCACACAGGTGGCTGCCACTGCGGCCATCTCCGCTATCAATTCAGCGGCCCTTTGCACGACATCGCCCACTGCCACTGCTCGATTTGCCGACGGGTCAGCGGCGGGATCGTGACCACCTGGATCACCGTGCCCGCCTCCACCTTCGAATGGGTGAAAGGCACACCGGCGCAGTACGTTTCCTCATCCAGCTGCGTACGTTATTTCTGCCCGACCTGTGGGGCCCAGGTTGCTTTGGTCACGCAGCTCAGTCCCGAGAGCATCGACCTGACCATCGCCACCCTCGATCATCCCGAGCAGGCCCCGGCCGAGCGGCATATCTGGACCGACAGCCGTCTGCCATGGCTGCACCTGGACGAACACTTGCCGGGTGAAGCCGAAGAAACCCTGTGA
- a CDS encoding NAD(P)-dependent oxidoreductase, translating to MKNAETPVIKVVLYGAMSSLGSALMAEMLRRQHEVIAILDDLTALAPRPGLRAKTGDLFDSERVKQSVAGCSAVICLLDAPGLPFNSEHVEKSILLGPVEQVLAVDALIDGMEAAGIARLFLVGDFEVLDDPQIEDQLQRHAAEEIRDALQGSALHWTMVNAPRGVAGLTIEHFSQVSSSLEPGLAEPLQRLSRVAAGIADELHMNLHVGEHVNFIATSD from the coding sequence ATGAAAAATGCCGAAACCCCAGTGATAAAAGTGGTGCTGTATGGTGCCATGAGTAGCTTGGGCAGTGCGCTGATGGCTGAAATGCTGCGGCGCCAACATGAAGTGATCGCCATTCTCGACGACCTGACGGCGCTGGCGCCGCGCCCCGGTTTGCGCGCCAAGACCGGCGATCTGTTTGACTCCGAGCGAGTGAAGCAAAGCGTGGCGGGCTGCTCGGCCGTCATCTGTCTACTGGACGCACCCGGGTTGCCGTTCAACAGCGAGCATGTAGAAAAATCCATCCTGCTGGGTCCCGTCGAACAAGTACTGGCGGTCGATGCACTCATCGATGGCATGGAAGCCGCCGGCATCGCCAGACTGTTTCTGGTGGGGGACTTCGAGGTGCTGGACGATCCGCAGATCGAGGATCAACTGCAACGCCACGCGGCGGAGGAAATCCGCGATGCGCTGCAAGGCAGCGCGTTGCACTGGACGATGGTCAATGCGCCACGCGGCGTAGCGGGGCTGACAATCGAGCATTTCAGTCAGGTCAGCAGCAGCCTGGAACCAGGGTTGGCCGAACCGCTTCAGCGGTTGAGCCGCGTCGCGGCGGGTATTGCCGATGAGCTGCACATGAATCTGCACGTTGGCGAACACGTTAATTTCATTGCGACTTCGGACTAG